A genomic segment from Fusarium keratoplasticum isolate Fu6.1 chromosome 10, whole genome shotgun sequence encodes:
- a CDS encoding LITAF domain-containing protein: protein MTTPVSPEPITSSPAPAPGTVSPPSYTPKPADVAPNTDEKIAIPAQKIDDDNLPEVVVAEPDHSQDPQPVHTHTPDPPKSEYPVPPSTVSPAPGSIMNLHGDGTQSPPILQHPALAGQMVPGQMAPGQMGYAGHESMVVPMSAPTPAPVYPPGAQTVTPLNLLTDQSDSVDCPFCQRRTETKVKKEASGMTHGIAAALFFTTLFGVIFPYTCHCAPHISHYCKNCGRKVAYKQRGGQMEPQGTPEHLREVSKYPAAEPKTKK from the exons ATGACGACTCCCGTGTCGCCAGAGCCCATCACCTCAAGTCCTGCGCCGGCCCCAGGCACCGTGTCTCCCCCTTCGTACACGCCCAAGCCGGCTGACGTCGCCCCCAATACCGACGAAAAGATCGCGATACC GGCGCAAAAAATTGACGACGATAACCTCCCCgaagtcgtcgtcgccgAACCCGACCATTCTCAAGATCCTCAGCCCGTCCACACGCATACCCCCGATCCTCCAAAGAGCGAATACCCCGTCCCTCCCTCGACAGTCTCACCCGCGCCCGGAAGCATCATGAACCTCCACGGTGATGGAACGCAGTCGCCGCCGATCCTGCAACACCCTGCGCTTGCTGGGCAGATGGTGCCCGGTCAGATGGCTCCTGGACAGATGGGATACGCAGGTCACGAGTCCATGGTGGTGCCAATGTCAGCGCCCACTCCAGCTCCCGTTTATCCTCCAGGCGCGCAAACGGTTACGCCTTTGAACCTTTTGACCGATCAATCTGATAGCGTCGATTGTCCATTCTGTCAGCGACGaaccgagaccaaggtcaagaaggaagcATCAGGCATGACACA TGGTATCGCGgccgccctcttcttcacgACCCTCTTCGGCGTCATCTTCCCATACACATGCCACTGCGCACCCCATATCAGCCACTACTGCAAGAACTGCGGCCGCAAGGTGGCGTACAAGCAACGAGGTGGACAGATGGAGCCTCAGGGCACGCCCGAGCATCTTCGCGAGGTGTCCAAATACCCAGCCGCCGAGCCCAAGACGAAGAAGTAG